The following is a genomic window from Pseudomonas sp. FP2335.
CGCGCCGTTTCTGACGAACGGCGCAGCCAAACTAATTACGCATCGTGCCTTGACCTCCCTGATTCCGAACTATCCTTAAGCGCAGGCCATCCGAATCAGGGGAGAGCCGGTACACCGGCGTGCGGGTCATCGGTAGCGTTTCAGGGTGTTCTGGGGGGAAAACGGCCATTGGCGTCTGCCAATGACTGCCAGCATCGACTGATTGATCCGGCGTCGGCTCCACGTATCGAGCGAGGTGACGACGTCATGAGTATTTTTAGCCACTTCAAAAACCGCTTCGAATCCACACAGCAGGAGGAACTCACGCTGCAAGAGTACCTCGAGCTGTGCAAACAGGATCGCAGCACCTACGCGTCTGCCGCCGAACGTCTGCTGCTGGCGATAGGCGAGCCGCAATTGATAGACACCTCGAACAATTCGCGACTGTCGCGAATATTCTCCAACAAGGTGATCCGTCGCTATCCGGCCTTTGAAGACTTCCATGGCATGGAAGAATGCATCGACCAGATCGTCTCCTACTTCCGCCATGCGGCCCAGGGCCTGGAAGAGAAGAAACAGATCCTCTACCTGCTCGGCCCCGTCGGTGGCGGTAAATCGTCCCTGGCCGAAAAACTCAAACAACTGATCGAAAAAGTGCCCTTCTACGCCATCAAGGGCTCGCCGGTGTTCGAGTCGCCCCTGGGCCTGTTCAACGCCACCGAAGATGGCGCGATCCTCGAAGAAGATTTCGGCATTCCCCGGCGCTACCTCAACACCATCATGTCGCCCTGGGCCACCAAGCGCCTGGCCGAATTCGGTGGTGACATCAGCCAGTTCCGCGTGGTCAAGCTCTACCCCTCGATCCTTAACCAGATCGGCGTGGCCAAGACCGAACCGGGCGACGAGAACAACCAGGACATCTCGGCGCTGGTGGGCAAAGTCGATATTCGCAAACTGGAAGAGTTCCCACAGAACGACGCCGACGCCTACAGCTACTCGGGCGCGCTGTGCCGGGCGAACCAGGGCCTGATGGAGTTCGTGGAGATGTTCAAGGCACCGATCAAGGTGCTGCACCCACTGCTCACCGCCACCCAGGAAGGCAACTACAACAGTACCGAAGGCCTCGGCGCGATTCCGTTCACCGGCATCCTGCTGGCCCACTCCAACGAATCGGAGTGGCACACCTTCCGCAACAACAAGAACAACGAAGCCTTCATCGACCGGATCTATATCGTCAAGGTGCCGTACTGCCTGCGGGTCAGCGATGAGATCAAGATCTACGACAAACTGCTGTTCAACAGCTCCCTGGCCAAGGCCCATTGCGCGCCCGACACCCTGAAGATGCTCGCCCAGTTCACCGTGCTGTCGCGCCTCAAGGAGCCGGAGAACTCGAATATCTATTCGAAGATGCGCGTGTACGACGGCGAGAACCTCAAGGACACTGATCCAAAGGCCAAGTCGATCCAGGAATACCGCGACACCGCTGGTGTGGACGAGGGCATGAACGGCCTGTCGACACGCTTTGCGTTCAAGATCCTGTCCAAGGTCTTCAACTTCGACCCCCACGAGATCGCCGCCAACCCGGTGCACCTGCTCTACGTGCTGGAACAGCAGATCGAACAGGAACAATTCCAGGCCGAGACCCGCGAGCGCTACCTGCGGTTCCTCAAGGAATACCTGGCACCGCGCTACATCGAGTTCATCGGCAAGGAAATCCAGACCGCGTACCTGGAGTCCTACAGCGAGTACGGCCAGAACATCTTCGACCGCTACGTGCTGTACGCCGATTTCTGGATCCAGGACCAGGAATACCGCGACCCGGAAACCGGCGAGATCCTCAACCGCGTAGCCCTCAACGAGGAACTGGAAAAGATCGAAAAACCGGCCGGCATCAGCAACCCGAAAGATTTCCGCAACGAAATCGTCAACTTCGTGCTGCGTGCCCGGGCCAACAACAACGGCAAGAACCCCACCTGGCTCAGCTACGAGAAGCTGCGGGTGGTCATCGAGAAGAAAATGTTCTCCAACACCGAGGACCTGCTGCCGGTCATCAGCTTCAATGCCAAGGCCAGCAAGGAGGATCAGCAAAAACACAACGACTTCGTCACACGCATGGTCGAACGTGGCTACACCGACAAACAGGTACGGCTGCTCTCCGAGTGGTATCTGCGGGTGCGCAAATCGCAGTAAGGCAGCGACAAGCGTGCAGTGCCAGGCCTCGGGCCTGGCTACTGACCGCCTGTCTTTAAGCTTCCAGCTCGCAGTTTGAAGCTTGTAACGTGAAGCTGCCCGGAGGGCTCCCCATGAGCTATGTGATCGACCGACGCCTCAATGGCAAGAACAAGAGCACGGTAAACCGCCAGCGTTTCCTGCGGCGTTACCGTGACCACATCAAAAAGGCCGTTGAAGAGGCCGTGAGCCGCCGCTCCATCACCGACATGGAGCATGGCGAACAAATCAGCATTCCCGGCCGGGACATCGACGAACCGGTGCTGCACCACGGCCGGGGCGGCAAACAGACTGTCGTGCACCCCGGCAACAAGGAGTTCACCACCGGCGAACATATCCAGCGCCCCCAAGGCGGTGGCGGTGGCAAAGGCCCGGGCAAGGCCGGCAACTCCGGCGAGGGCATGGACGAGTTCGTGTTCCAGATCACCCAGGAAGAGTTCCTCGAATTCATGTTCGAAGACCTGGAACTGCCCAATCTGGTCAAGCGCAACCTGACCGGCACCGATACCTTCAAGACTGTGCGTGCCGGGATCAGCAACGAGGGCAATCCGTCTCGCATCAATATCATCCGCACCCTGCGCTCGGCCCATGCGCGGCGTATTGCACTGTCCGGCAGCAGCCGCGCCAAGCTCAAGGAAGCCAAGGAAGAATTGGCGCGTCTAAAACGCGAAGAGCCGGACAACTTCGGCGATATTCAGGAAATCGAGGCAGAAATCGAGAAACTCAGCGCGCGCATTCACCGCGTGCCGTTCCTCGACACCTTCGACCTGAAGTACAACCTGCTGGTCAAGCAGCCCAACCCCAGTTCGAAGGCCGTGATGTTCTGCCTGATGGACGTGTCCGGCTCCATGACCCAAGCCACCAAGGACATCGCCAAGCGCTTCTTCATCCTGTTGTACCTGTTCCTGAAACGGAACTACGACAAGATCGACGTGGTGTTTATCCGCCATCACACCAGCGCCCGGGAAGTGGACGAAGAAGAGTTCTTCTACTCACGGGAAACCGGCGGCACCATCGTCTCCAGCGCACTGAAGCTGATGCAGGAGATCATGGCCGAACGTTACCCGGCCAACGAATGGAACATCTACGCCGCCCAGGCCTCGGACGGCGACAACTGGAACGACGATTCGCCCATCTGCCGCGACATCCTGATCAACCAGATCATGCCGTTCGTGCAGTACTACACTTATGTTGAGATTACCCCCCGTGAGCACCAGGCCCTGTGGTTCGAATACGAGCGCATCGGCGAAGCCTTTGCCGACACGTTCGCCCAGCAGCAACTGGTCTCGGCCGGCGATATCTATCCGGTCTTCCGTGAACTCTTCCAGCGCAGGTTAGTGACATGACCGCCAAAAAAGAGCAAAAGCGCCAACCGATTTCCACGGGGTCC
Proteins encoded in this region:
- a CDS encoding PrkA family serine protein kinase — protein: MSIFSHFKNRFESTQQEELTLQEYLELCKQDRSTYASAAERLLLAIGEPQLIDTSNNSRLSRIFSNKVIRRYPAFEDFHGMEECIDQIVSYFRHAAQGLEEKKQILYLLGPVGGGKSSLAEKLKQLIEKVPFYAIKGSPVFESPLGLFNATEDGAILEEDFGIPRRYLNTIMSPWATKRLAEFGGDISQFRVVKLYPSILNQIGVAKTEPGDENNQDISALVGKVDIRKLEEFPQNDADAYSYSGALCRANQGLMEFVEMFKAPIKVLHPLLTATQEGNYNSTEGLGAIPFTGILLAHSNESEWHTFRNNKNNEAFIDRIYIVKVPYCLRVSDEIKIYDKLLFNSSLAKAHCAPDTLKMLAQFTVLSRLKEPENSNIYSKMRVYDGENLKDTDPKAKSIQEYRDTAGVDEGMNGLSTRFAFKILSKVFNFDPHEIAANPVHLLYVLEQQIEQEQFQAETRERYLRFLKEYLAPRYIEFIGKEIQTAYLESYSEYGQNIFDRYVLYADFWIQDQEYRDPETGEILNRVALNEELEKIEKPAGISNPKDFRNEIVNFVLRARANNNGKNPTWLSYEKLRVVIEKKMFSNTEDLLPVISFNAKASKEDQQKHNDFVTRMVERGYTDKQVRLLSEWYLRVRKSQ
- a CDS encoding YeaH/YhbH family protein, whose translation is MSYVIDRRLNGKNKSTVNRQRFLRRYRDHIKKAVEEAVSRRSITDMEHGEQISIPGRDIDEPVLHHGRGGKQTVVHPGNKEFTTGEHIQRPQGGGGGKGPGKAGNSGEGMDEFVFQITQEEFLEFMFEDLELPNLVKRNLTGTDTFKTVRAGISNEGNPSRINIIRTLRSAHARRIALSGSSRAKLKEAKEELARLKREEPDNFGDIQEIEAEIEKLSARIHRVPFLDTFDLKYNLLVKQPNPSSKAVMFCLMDVSGSMTQATKDIAKRFFILLYLFLKRNYDKIDVVFIRHHTSAREVDEEEFFYSRETGGTIVSSALKLMQEIMAERYPANEWNIYAAQASDGDNWNDDSPICRDILINQIMPFVQYYTYVEITPREHQALWFEYERIGEAFADTFAQQQLVSAGDIYPVFRELFQRRLVT